In Chrysiogenes arsenatis DSM 11915, a single window of DNA contains:
- a CDS encoding MarR family transcriptional regulator — protein sequence MEATDKVLEVMRTAGEPLNAGKVAELSGLDRKTVDKAMDQLKKAEKIVSPKRCYWTPA from the coding sequence ATGGAAGCTACAGACAAAGTGTTGGAAGTCATGCGCACAGCGGGTGAGCCACTGAATGCTGGCAAAGTTGCCGAGCTGAGTGGTCTTGACCGCAAGACGGTCGATAAGGCCATGGATCAGCTCAAGAAGGCCGAAAAAATCGTTTCGCCGAAGCGTTGTTACTGGACGCCGGCATAG
- a CDS encoding helix-turn-helix transcriptional regulator has product MAGALLQQLKKRRTALGFKQSDMMMRIGFSRQQYQRLEAKGNPRLDTLELIAKGLNSEVMLIPQEKLSAVVAVLESVESAGEKKSLSGDPWQNLLEDE; this is encoded by the coding sequence ATGGCAGGCGCCCTACTCCAGCAACTCAAAAAAAGACGTACGGCACTAGGGTTCAAGCAAAGCGATATGATGATGCGTATCGGATTTTCCCGGCAGCAATATCAGCGCTTAGAGGCGAAAGGCAACCCAAGGCTTGACACGCTGGAGTTGATTGCCAAAGGGCTGAACAGCGAGGTTATGCTTATCCCGCAAGAAAAACTGAGCGCCGTCGTCGCGGTGCTTGAAAGTGTAGAAAGTGCCGGTGAAAAGAAAAGCCTGTCTGGCGACCCTTGGCAGAACCTCCTTGAGGATGAGTGA